TTTTCACTGTATAACAGAGTTTGGTTTTACTCCAATCTATTCCTCTATTTTCtattctaaaaattatttCGAATAAATTTCTTCTCTAGTTAAttgtttattctttaaaatatccattattaatcaaaaatgttaattaacctatttattttgtttaccaATCTTGTTTAAAATGGAATATAGAGtgagtttataaaatatattattacagAGAAAAATAGAGTAGGACTTGAGGTGCTCTTACAGTAGTGGAGGGAGTTCCAGCTTTAAGATAAACTGGATTCACAGAGATAACCTCCGAATTCGCAGCTTTACCAgctttaacaaaatcaaactgtGACTCTCTAAACCTAGAAATCAACTCAACACTCTTCATCAAATTCTCCATAGCTGAATTATCATAAAGCTTAGCACCATGACCTGGCATACCATTAGCTCGGATAGCGAGATGCCAAGGAGTTCGTTCAGCGTAAAACACCCTGAACTCATCTCCGGGACTCGCTTGTCCTTCATCCATAACAAATCCCaaattcaaatctttaaaCTCCGAAGACGCCGCGAATTTCATCATCCCACCGAATCCACCGATCTCTTCTTCAGGTACGTAAGAGATATGGATCGTACGAAGAGGAGAGAAGCTTCTTGATTTCAAGTTCCTGATTGCTTCTAGATACTGAACTCCTATACACTTGTCATCTTGCGCGCCGCGAGCGTAGATATGACCATCGATGGTTCGGTGAGCTGAGAATGGTGGATGTATCCACTTCTCGGATTCCGCGGGAACAGAATCGAGATGAGAGTTGaagagaattgaagaaagGTTAAGGTTTGAGCCTAGCCATGTGAGGAGAAGAACTGGCTTACCAGGAACAAACTCGATGGTTCGAGAAGTAAGACCAATTGATCTTGcttgatcaagaagaaaagagattggTGCGGTGTAGTTAGGGTTTGGATGAGCGGTGTTGAATCTTAAGTATTGCTGGAATCGTGTGATTGgtgtgtcttcttcttcttctttgctgtGTGATTGGAGGGAGAAGATAaatgagaagaggaagagagtccagagaagaagagacacCGCCATGGAATTGTAGTTGGAGGAGTTAAGACTAGATCAGAGAGTGAACAAGAAGAGCAACTTCGGGTCAATGCaaaaatcttttgttattcATTGTGACTTGAGCTTGACTAACTAATAACTCTTGATCGAAATGGTCTTtgaaataacattaaaaacaaGAGACCTGATAATATATTCAAATCATTAGTATTGTCCCTATGACCCTATGCTATGCGGGGGAGAAATTAACAGCTAGTGATCTATATTATTCCATTAATCTAAATTAACAGCTAGTGATCTCTATTATTCCATTAATCTATATTATCTTACATAGTTACATTTCTTGATGTATAAGATTTATCAAATTCGTGATCTTACTATAAGATAGATAAATCTTGATTTTTACAACATGGTCATAGGTGATACTCATAAAGTATCattaagaattttttaatattatttataatgtttatttaatagatatatatttttttttcttgcttttggcAAATGCGACCAGTCAGGAAATGCTAGTCAAAAGATACTgatatcaaaaatatcaatggGCTGATACTGATTAAGCTCATTGTAATTGTTTtgtcaatataaaaataattttcgaACTTATGATATTCTAGAAATATTATCCATTTTAAGGTGTCTATATTAACTTATTATGGATCAAATTCATCAGTCAAATTTGTCACGTGCAAGATCGTTCTCATTAAGTTTTTGTCACCTAAAACCAACATCTCAAACCCATCCtctttttttgacaaaagaagCCAAGCCCATTAGGCCCATTAGAACCCAAAAAGAGCAACGTACAAAACATCAAGAGTTTGTTGTGTCTTGTGTTCGCGTAACGCGTATCCTCTTCAACGAGCCGCTTaagcaaaaaacagaaaagaaaaataagagatcTAATGAAAGTAAGTCcaagaagttgttgttgtcatgTTGTGATCGCTGTAGTAAGTCATCATCATAAGCTacgtgagagagaagagaaaagagagaagatcgTGATGGGTCCAAAATAAGAAGCAACCAGACCCGAGCCGTGAAAGCAAAGGAGGAAGGGGGAGAAGCAGATCGACGTCAATGGAGACGAGAGTTTTCCACGGTGATGGTGAGGTAAGTGAGATCAGATAATGGTGGATTTCTTTTTGCGGACACATGTTAGAGAAGCCATATGATGCCTTTGTCAGTGGAGGTAAGCCCTAGCCATGGCgttgatttctttttatgcaaaaaaacaagtttatttgtttaaaaaatggtcaaaaataaaccctagaaaacAGTTCTGATATGGATTTTTCAACGTTTAGAAGTTTATTCGGTGGCGAGTTTCATGGAACTCTTGGCTATAGATCCAATAATGGGATTGTGATTGCATTAGTTAGGGTTTGGGTtggttttaatatattttaacaaattgtAATGTTTGGTTTGGGAAACGAACTCCGCTTGAGCTTAAACTTTTTACCTAGGAGCCTTCATGACTCATGGATTTAGGTTTCTGTTGGAGAACCACAGTACTGGAGCGTAAGAGTATGTGGTTGAAGCTCAAGTGGTAAATCTCTCTTAAATGAGAAGAAATGAGAAGCAAGTTGTTTTTCAACATCAAGTAGCTAGGGTGAGAATGTTATTTGTAAAACATAGTTTCGTTTCATTATGTTTCTTGATTCATGACATAAATGTTTTAGATCTGATTGTCTAGGACAAAATTAACTAGGTAATGATGGTGATTGCTGAGTTGATGTTTGATAAAAATGCTATGATATGcataaactcaaaaatcatataattaccTAATCTTGTCCAAGGTAATGTGATCTTAAGCCTATATGCCATGAATAAAGAAgcataactaaataaaacaatattatgtTTCGCAAATACCACTCTCACCTTAGCTACTTGAAGATTATAACAACTCACTTATccctttttgttatttatacaAATTCACTATCTTAGTTTAAACGGCATATTTTCTCATAAGTTTGAAGTCTAAATTAATTTTCCATCAACCAAGAAATCTATGAGTCCTAACTCCTAAAAGCTCAAATCAAGCTCGTTGTCCAACCAAACAATAGAGCTTGTCACAATTTACTCAATACAAATATGTCTTGGAAATTCACGAATAAATTAACGACTAATCGTTGGAATCACAATCCCACTGTTGAATATAAAGCATGAAGTATGAAGCTCTCCACCAAGTTTTAGTCAGATCCGACTTTCACATGAATCTCTCACGAGACTCTGAAGTTGTTGTGATAGATCTGTATTTTACGGTTTCAGGTTTGGACAGTTTCAACTGTTTTTTGCACAGGAAGGAAGCTTCACTGTGGCTAAGGCTTCACTTGTTCGACATCGTCAGTGGCTCCGTTTGCTTTTGTATtcttaaagaaagagaagtcGAAACCATAACACCGCTCTTATAGGATGACCGGTTTTTGGAAGTTTACTAATCCcaaaatgaaaatgagaaCTGGTCAAGATtagtttggttcggtttacGTCGTCTTTCATCATTGGCATGTAAAATTTAGTTTAGAAACGAACCAGttactttgacaaaaaaaaaaagaaacgaacCAGTTAATGTAGCATGCATGatacatcaaaataaaatgagatCATGTTTACACGTATAGCATCTCTGAAACGAACCAATGTGTATCATCACGATTCTCTTCTATTTGGTGAAGgaaaagtttaatatttcCCATATCTCTGAACTTGCTGTGATAGAACtgttttctagggttttatgTTTGGAAAGTTTAAACTGTTTCTTGGACAGGAAGAAAGCCTTGCGGTGGCTAAGGCCTAACTTTAGAAACGCCGATAGAGATGCTCTTATGGACTTGGTTTcctttaccaaaataatatgGATGGGTTTGGGATGTTGGTCTTGTACAAAGTTCCCACTTATTTAGTTAGTTCGGCCAAGACTGGACTTAACAACATTAACTAGCCGCAGTCATCTAATTTATCGACTTccttaagaaaaaacaaatgttattcAAGTAGTTGAATGAGGATGCGTTCGATCAATATTtcgttttgttgttgtattgGAGAAAAtaaggaaggaaaaaaaaaaaccttatgAATTATTCGTGAAATGTAGCAAAAGAGCAGTCCATAAGACAtggacaacaacaaaattgcaTGACTATAaagaaccaaagaagaaaaaaaagccctataattaaaaaaaaaaagaaagaaaaaccaaataagaGCTAACTAATACTTAACATGGCAAGTGTAACGAATAAGTGGAACGAAGAAAGGATCGGTGAAGAAGCCCAAAATGACATCGGTACATTCATGTCTCATGTTGACAATAAGGTTGCAGCAATAGTCACTAACAAGAAACCCTCTTCTGTAGTAACTTACTTCCATCTGTTGCTTACATATTGCCGACGGTCCAAATTCGCTAATGCAGTTCGCGAAATGCACCCACGGATCCTGATAACTAGGCGACGGagttgttggtggtggtggagacttcTTGGGAGTTGGACGCGGAGGTGATGGTTTAGGAGATGGTGGAGTTGTTGATGGTTTAGGAGTCGGCGGAGATGGTTTACGACGTGGAGGAGATGGTTTAGGAGGTGGCTGAGATGGTTTGGGAGGTGGCGGAGACTTCTTAGGAGTTGGTGGTGGCGTTGATGGTTTaggaggagatggagatggTTTAGGAGGCGGTGGAGATTTTTTAGGACTTGGTGGCGGTGACGAGGGTTTGGGAGGAGAGGGAGGAGACTTCTTAGGTGTTGGTGGAGGTGTTGATGGTTTTGGAGGAGACGGGGATGGTTTaggaggtggtggagacttTTTGGGACTTGGTGGCGGGGATGATGGTTTAGGCGGTGGTGGAGACTTTTTGGGGGTTGGTGGCGGCGATGAGGGTTTaggaggtggtggagacttTTTGGGTATTGGTGGCGGCGATGATGGTTTAGGCGGTGGTGGGGATTTTTTGGGGGTTCGTGGTGGCGGTGATGGTTTAGGCGATGGTGGAGACTTTTTCGGTGATAGAGGTGACGGAGGCCGAGACGACGGAGTTGGTGGCTTCGGAGACGGCGGATGTGGAGGTGAAGGGTAGGAAATAGAGACGGCAGCTCCAGATCCGTTGTTGTATGTACATTTCCAGACTTTGGAATCTTTGAAGTTCAATTTATTACCAAAGTAATGGTTGTGTTCGGTATTCATCAACATGTCCTCATTGGAAACTTCCGAAGGTTTTGGCCAACTAGCGATCGTTGTGGTTGGTGAAATGACGAGACAAAGGATTGGTACGAGGAAGATGAGGCTCTTCATTGTTGAGTGTTTAAGAAAGcaatttcatgaaaatttaTCAAGCTTATATAGAGGAGCTTTTTGTTTAAcctatttttattcttttgttttgatttattgtgTGTGAAGGTTAAACATGTATGACCTTTAATTATGGATAATTATGCGGGCATATAGAATTTTACGAAACTGAATTTTCTCGGATGTCTTTTTGAAATTGTCAATCCCGTAGTTTTCTTTAAGATATGTTGCAGACTTCAACATATCcacagaaattaaaaataaaaaactccTAGGAAAATAAGATACATCCGCAAGTGAGGGATATGCTATACCTATACATAATTGATCAGTGAAAAAAGATTCAGTAGATATGTATTGCAAATTTGTAATATCTTATTATTACTAGCAAAACTAGAAGGTTattgaacaaaataatttgatttagtTTAAACGTAAAGAATTCAAAAATCCTAAGACTTCGAACATCCTCAATGGGAGCTTTTAAACATGTCtcttaacaaataataaatttttttatataatttaaatattaaatgagttTCTTAAATTTAGAGAAATCTATCCCAATTGTCTCTTAATAAATAGACTTAGGGCTTGATTGGTTCTCCCTCTGCGATCCGCAAATGCAGCGTCTGCGGGTGGTAGCGGTGTTAGCGATTGGCACCAATCATAAAAACCGTTAGATACCGCTTTGGACCGCTCGAAATTGCCAGATTTCAAAAGCTCCTTCCCGCAAGCGTTTGCGGTTGCAGACGGTAGCGGTtaggttaaaaaaattaattaaaataattttgggtTCCACccaaaccctaatcactatTAGTAATATAATCctttatatattcttattaGAAAAGCctaatcaatatattgtaATTCAATTCTCTCAATTATGGCATTCAcataaattgataaaaatcaaaatcaagaatcaaacgtAAGTGTCATCTATCCTTTTATCCATTCATTAGCTAGTGTAACTCTTTGAGTATTTCATGgcatcattgttttttttttattttgtattaagctttttcttacaaaatttatttatttttgaatttagtgttttaattattaagcATGTTCAATTtctaatattatcaatttattataataatatattgtatttttatttcttttaatagtaatatattatatttattttagttattttttatttaattagtatAGCATCCTCTGGTTTACCAGTCATAAAACTCCCGCAAACTCACCCATTATCAAACGCTCAACCAGTCGTTTAAAACGCTTGATAACGCTTGAAACTGCAACCGCCCGTTTTCACAAACTCCCGTAACCGCAACCGCACCCGCTACGTTTAAACAAGTCAGGCCCTCATGCTTAGAAACCACCATTGAGGATGCTCTTAATGTTATTCAATTATGATTGGTTCTCCCGCTACCACCCGCAAACGCATGCTTAGAAACCATCATTGAGGATGCTCTtagtgttattcaattatgaTTGGTTCTCCCTCTACCATCCGCAAACGCAGCGTTTGCGGGTGGTAGCGGTTGTTAGCAATTGGCAACAATCATACAAATCGCAGGAAACTGCTTTTCACCGCTCGAAATCGCCACATTTCAAAAGCTCCTTCCCGCAAGCGTTTGCGGTAGTAGTTAGAttcaaatgttaaaaataaaataaaaaatcaacattaCTTGTAActaagataatatatttttaatcctatatgttatatttattttgctcattttttatttaaccgCTATAGTATCCGCTGGTTTACCAATCATAAAACTCTCGCAACCGCAACCGCATCCACTGCATTTAAACCAGTCAAGATTAGAAATAATAACTATTTCTcctaaatcatatatatatatatatatataagtaaggTTTCAAAATCTTACTTCATTGGGTCACttgacattttttattttaatcaagacaagattataatatttatttctaataaaCTCATTTTCAAAGTCATGTGTTTCAATCTCCCGTAACTTCTGTGTTTCATTCTCCCACAATATTTAACTACACATCTGACCCAAATGTAACTCCTACCCCAGTAATTACAAAACATTCATTCTCCCACTAAAATactttaaatatttgattatatatttgacattttttttttatcaagtgCTTGTTTTCATTcatcataacaaaacaaagtttaaagtAGCCAAAGATACAATGATAAAAAGGCTTGATACAAATAAAAGcacaaacaacataaaaaaataaaggtaGATGCTACACGAGGATAGCTAAAATAGTTTGACAAAGGATCCATGAAAGCTTGGAGACCAAAGCTATGAAGCAAATTGGCGCAAGGGATACCACAATTTTTCAAAGAATCATCCACGGCCGAATCGTAGACGAGATAATGGTCATGGTCGATAGACATAATGACCTAGAAAAGGGTTCCATAGCCGAGTAACTTGCCGGCCCAAGAAGAGCTAGGTGAATTCTCACATCGGCAAGGAGAAGTTTGACTACGGTTCTATAGTTTGGTGGGTTTGGGGCTAAAAGATTGAGGAAGCTTTGGTAACCACCACTCTTTGGAGACGGGGTCATAATGCCGTTTTCTCTCAAGCTTATAAGTTCATGAATAAAAGtcttgatgatgttgattAGCACTTGCTTGAACTTAGTCTTaggaaacataaatataagaTTGAAGAGGCTTCGTTAACCACCGCTCCCCATGGAGACGAGATCACAATGCCGGTCTTCTTCAATCgattaactttaaaatttaagcTTTTGGATTCATGACTGATAACCCTAGGTGAATCTAATGGCAGTGTTCTCAAAGAGTTCTTGAAAAACCATAgcaacaataataatttatgttcCCTTTGATGTCTATGAACGAAGGGATTCGATAAACGACTCAAAGATTGCCTAGAGATGGACAAAGAGAAGTTGATTATAGATATGGGCTTTAATAGATAATGTAATGGATTACACCTTTTAGACTTAggcttcaaaaaaaattaatgagcCAACATTAAATAAGCCCACCAGTTATAACCCTAAAATCACTTTGGCTGGCAAAAGAGCTTTGCAGCCATCGTACGGAGATGATAGAAAATATTGTGGTGCAGCACACATCTCTGGCGAAGCTAGGGTTCGTGTTTGGTGGTTTTGGACAAGATTCGAGGCAGGGGAGAAGAACCAGAGATAATTGGTCGATATGAGAGCAAGTTGAGGACGAGAGATGGAGATCGCCGAACACCATTGTCTCCTTTTGAGTCTAGTTATTGATAATCTCAGATGCTTTAGTTTCAGGAAGGTTTGAAAGGgattcaaaaagagaaaaagatttgttaacaaaaaaaaagaagaagataggaGATCTAGAGAGctgaaaaaagcaaaattttcAACGTAGGTGGAGCTTTGACTCACCGACGTCAAAAACTATGATCGGAAGGAAATTCTCAATACTAGTATCTAGGAGAAAAGAGGAGAGATA
This sequence is a window from Arabidopsis thaliana chromosome 1 sequence. Protein-coding genes within it:
- a CDS encoding Peptidase M20/M25/M40 family protein (Peptidase M20/M25/M40 family protein; FUNCTIONS IN: hydrolase activity, aminoacylase activity; INVOLVED IN: metabolic process, cellular amino acid metabolic process; LOCATED IN: endomembrane system, cytoplasm; EXPRESSED IN: male gametophyte, pollen tube; EXPRESSED DURING: L mature pollen stage; CONTAINS InterPro DOMAIN/s: Peptidase M20 (InterPro:IPR002933), N-acyl-L-amino-acid amidohydrolase (InterPro:IPR010159); BEST Arabidopsis thaliana protein match is: Peptidase M20/M25/M40 family protein (TAIR:AT1G44820.1); Has 4667 Blast hits to 4663 proteins in 1414 species: Archae - 143; Bacteria - 3143; Metazoa - 394; Fungi - 232; Plants - 81; Viruses - 2; Other Eukaryotes - 672 (source: NCBI BLink).), producing the protein MAVSLLLWTLFLFSFIFSLQSHSKEEEEDTPITRFQQYLRFNTAHPNPNYTAPISFLLDQARSIGLTSRTIEFVPGKPVLLLTWLGSNLNLSSILFNSHLDSVPAESEKWIHPPFSAHRTIDGHIYARGAQDDKCIGVQYLEAIRNLKSRSFSPLRTIHISYVPEEEIGGFGGMMKFAASSEFKDLNLGFVMDEGQASPGDEFRVFYAERTPWHLAIRANGMPGHGAKLYDNSAMENLMKSVELISRFRESQFDFVKAGKAANSEVISVNPVYLKAGTPSTTGFVMNMQPSEAEVGYDLRLPPMADPVALKKRIAEEWAPSIRNMTYTLKQQGKLTDHLGRPIMTTTNDTNPWWSIFKQAVEATGGKLAKPEILISTTDSRFIRTLGIPVLGFSPMINTPILVHDHNEFLKDTVFMKGIGVYESVISALSSFEAA
- a CDS encoding ECA1 gametogenesis related family protein (ECA1 gametogenesis related family protein; LOCATED IN: endomembrane system; BEST Arabidopsis thaliana protein match is: unknown protein (TAIR:AT3G50580.1); Has 538503 Blast hits to 141081 proteins in 3721 species: Archae - 1338; Bacteria - 118954; Metazoa - 201066; Fungi - 82925; Plants - 52840; Viruses - 13353; Other Eukaryotes - 68027 (source: NCBI BLink).), coding for MKSLIFLVPILCLVISPTTTIASWPKPSEVSNEDMLMNTEHNHYFGNKLNFKDSKVWKCTYNNGSGAAVSISYPSPPHPPSPKPPTPSSRPPSPLSPKKSPPSPKPSPPPRTPKKSPPPPKPSSPPPIPKKSPPPPKPSSPPPTPKKSPPPPKPSSPPPSPKKSPPPPKPSPSPPKPSTPPPTPKKSPPSPPKPSSPPPSPKKSPPPPKPSPSPPKPSTPPPTPKKSPPPPKPSQPPPKPSPPRRKPSPPTPKPSTTPPSPKPSPPRPTPKKSPPPPTTPSPSYQDPWVHFANCISEFGPSAICKQQMEVSYYRRGFLVSDYCCNLIVNMRHECTDVILGFFTDPFFVPLIRYTCHVKY